From the Planktothricoides raciborskii GIHE-MW2 genome, the window TCTAGAAAACCAGACAAATCTTAGGAACGGGCTCTCACCAGAGGAAACAAAAATAACGATATGTCCGCAGTGACAGATTCTCAACCAATTAAACCGAAAATTTTGATTGTCGATGATAGTCCAGATAACTTACAAGTGCTGATGCAGCTTTTGAAGGAGGACTATGCGATCGTCGCCGCGACCACCGGGGAAAAGACTCTGCAACTGGCAAAGAGAGTCCCTGTGTCAGATTTGATTCTCCTGGATGTAATGATGCCTGAAATAGACGGTATTTCGGTTTGTCGCCAAATTAAAGCTATGTCAAAATGGCAAGCTATTCCCATTATTATGGTGACAGCATTAGACTCAAAAGCAGACCTAGCCCGTTGCTTGAATGCCGGAGCCGACGATTTTATTAGTAAACCCATCAATGCCCTAGAATTGCGATCTTTCACTCCATATTGCGGATTAAGCAACAGTATAACGAACTGCAAACCTTGCTCAAATTGCGGGAAGATATGGTGCAAATGTTGATTCACGATTTACGCAATTCCCTGACTGGTATGTTCCTGAATTTGGAACTCCTCAGAAGTGAAGATTATCCCAAAGAAAAACGCCTATATAAAATAGATCAAATGTAAAGTGATAAAATACTAGAGGGATTAGTATATCGTTTATTACAAATTACTTTAATGGAATCTGGGAAAGGATCAAAGTAGATATTGGCGATTTAATCCAGTCTGCCGTGGTTAAATTTGAGGCGATCGCCACTGAAAGAAAACTGTTTATGATTACTCAATTACCAGAAACATCGCCAATAAAAATATCTGTTAATCTCCCTCTGTTAGAGCGATTTATATATCGATTAACTCATCTCCAATACCATCAATTTTTATCCCATAAATAGCAAAGCAATTTAGCAAATAATTAATTTTAAAAAAATTAATTATAGCAATAAGAAATACAGGTAATTTAATCCATCATATTTGTGTATGTTAATCAATTAATAGCAAAAAAAATATAACACAATAATTTTATTATAATATTCTGAATATGTTAAAAGTATAACAAATATTAAAAAACAATAAATACTTTAAATTAAACTAAAATATTTTTCAGAAAAAAAACAAATAAGCAGCGGTTTTTTTTGCAAATTTTATTCACCTGAATAAGGATGTTTAATAATTCATATTTTTGGTTTTTTGCTCAGAAAATAAACCGAGTGGCTGTGGTGGCGATCGCCACTAACTGTGGCACTAACTGTGGCATTGAGCAAATCAAACCGGACTCTCGTCCGGTTTCTCGGTCGCTTAGGCGATCGCCACCACCAACCTTTACCTGAGAAAAAAACTGGGTTTCTTCAGACAACAGTTAACTGTGGCATTGAGAAAAGCAAACTGGTTTCTTCTGTCCCTGTGGCTTTCTCATTCTACTTTGGTAGAATAGATCGATGCTTAGTCACTGGCTAAAATAGGGCTGGCGAATTCTAAGTAAAAACCATGTCTCCAGTACGTTATATAGCTGAACCTATTTTAAAAATTGGTGGCAGCAAAGCCTCCGAAAGTTTAATGCAAGATTTGATGGAAATTTCCGTGGAAGAAAGTTTGCATCAACCGGGAATGTTTACCCTAATGATTAACAATGATTACTTTCCCGGCAGTGGGGAACCGTGGAAACATGAAAGTCTGTTTTCCATTGGCAAAAAAATCGAAGTCAGTTTTAAATCCAGTACCACAGAAGCCTCTGAGTTTTCCACCGAAAACACGGAAAAAGTGATCGAAGGGGAAATTACCGCGATCGAAAGTAATTTTACAGAAAATGCTGAAGCAACGATGATTATTCGGGGCTATGATGTGGCGCATCGATTGCATCGGGGAAGACATAATCGCTCATTTCAGGATATGACTGATGACGCGATTGTCAATAAAATTATTGGCGAAGCGGGCATCTCTGCGGGGACTGTAGATAGTACCAGTCCTTCTCATAAATATGTGTTTCAACAAAATCAAACCAATATGGAATTTTTGCGGGAAAGGGCAGCCCGCAATGGCTATGAATTATTTGTCCAAGATGGCAAATTAAACTTTAGAAAACCTAAAGCAGATGATACTTTAAGCTTAAAATGGTTAGAAGATATTCATAGTTTTCGGGTGCGTGTCACCAGTAGTGAACAAATTAGTTCGGTCGAAGTACGCGGCTGGGATTATAAAGAGAAAAAAGCCTTCGTTTCTAAGGCCAGTTCTGCCAATGTCGTCACCGAAACTGATTTTGGCAAAGGATCAAAAACCAGTTCATCTTTTAGCGGCAAACCTTCTTCCCCCAAAGTGATTGTCGTGGATAAACCTTTTTTTGTGGCCAAAGAAGGAGATGTGATGGCCCAAGCCCTTTGTAATGAGTTAGGGGGAGAATTTGTCCAAGCAGATGCTACAGGGGAAGGGAATCCGAAAATCCGTCCTGGACGAGTGGTGAAACTGGCAGATATGGGTAAGTATAGTGGCAAATATTATGTAACAGAAACTCATCACCATTATACCGATGGCATTTATACCACAGAGTTTACGGTGCGGGGTTTGCGTGGGGGCGATTTACTGACTACAGTGATGCCAGAACAGCGTCTCGATCCCGGGCAAACTTTACTGGTAGGAGTGGTGAGTAATAATAAAGATCCGGAAGGTTGGAGCCGAGTGAGAGTGAAATTTCCTACTTTAACCGAAGAACATGAAAGTAACTGGGCGCGGGTGGTGAGTATTGGGGCTGGACCTAATCGTGGCTTTGATTGTTTACCAGAAATTAATGATGAGGTTTTGGTGGGTTTTGAACATGGGGATATTCATCGTCCTTATGTGATTGGCGGTGTGTGGAATGGCAAAGAAAAAACTAAAGATCCGGTAGATAATAGTGTTGTGGATGGTAAAGTGCGGCTGCGAACTTTTACCACTCGCTTAGGACATAAGCTGCAATTTGTAGAAGAGGATAAAGATAGTAGTAAAAAAGGAATTTATCTAGAAACGGTAGATGGGCAAAAACATCACCTGTATATGAACGATACGGATAAATTTGTCGAGGTTAAAACCAGTGGCAAACATTATATGTTGTTGGATGATAAGAATAAAAAAATCGAGGTGAAGACGAATGGGGGGCATACTTGTTTGATGGATGATTCCGGCAAAAAAATTAATGTCACTTCTACGGGAGATATGAATGTTAAAACCGGGACTTCCGGTAAAAGCAATAAACTTAATGTTGATGCGGGTGAAATTTATATTACCGGGATGACTAAGATTGTTTTGAAAGTCGGGCCGAGTACCATAGAAATGACGAATTCGGGGATTAAGATTAATAGCCCGAAAGTGGAAGTAACTGGGACTGGGGGAGTGGATATTAAGTCTCCGGCTAAGGTGGCAATTGAGGGAGTCGCCCAAGTGAATATCCAGTCAGCGGCACAGGTTGCGGTTAAGGCTGGGGCAGCAATGAATATTCAGGCCGGGGGTTCTTTGAGTATGCAGGCAGGAGGTACGGCAGGGCTGCAAGCGGGCGGTGCGTTGAATCTTCAGACTGGGGCGGCATTTCAGCTTATGGCTGGGGCGACTGCTGGTTTTACGGCACCGTTGATTCGGTTGAATTGTTAATGTTGTTGGTTGTTGGTTGTTGGTTGTTGGTTGTTGGTTGTTGGTTGTTGGTTGTTTGGAGCGGACAACGAATAACCAATAACGAACAACGAACAACAAGATCGACTAATGGCTAATGACTGGTTGGTTGGAGGTGAGGCAGACTGAAATAAAGATTTCTGAAGCGGCGAAAAGCTTTCGAGGAGGATTGGAGAGATGTTACCAGTAGCAGTGCTTGGAGATGTGGCGGGCGGCAGTCCGATTGTGGGGCCTGGGGCGCCGACGGTGTTGGCAATGGGGCGTCCGATCGCCTGTTTGGGAGATGCGGTGGCTGGGGCACCGATGGCCACTGGGGTTTTGATGATGCCTTGTTCGGTGACGGTGTTGGCAATGGGGCGTCCCGTGGCCCATTCCCTGACAATGGCGGTGGGGATGAGTGTTCCGGCTCCAGTGCCGGTGCCTTTGACTTTGCCGGTGGTGGGAACGGCAGCAACGGTTTTAGTGGCGCCGTGATTCGTCTATGTTCGACTTTTGGCGAATAGAATCGCGGCGATCGCTGCACTAGACTTGCTCAAGGATGTGCGGGGATAAGGTATGCCGGAAATTTCTAAGAACCAGCATCGGGACTATTTGGGGAGGGGCTTGGTTTTTCCCTTGCAAGTCAATCTCCAAGGCGGTGTGCAACTAAATTCTGATGTGCCGAATGTTGAGGATTGCATTCGATTAATTTTAGGCACCAGATTAGGGGAAAGAGTTTATCGCCCAAATTTTGGCTCGCGGCTTTCCGAGTTGGTGTTTGCACCGATGAATACGGAAACTTTATTGCTCATGCGCTTGTATGTGCAAGAAGCTCTCGAACAATGGGAACCCCGGATTATTGTGGATGGGATTTATACAGAACCGGATCCGACCAAGGGTCGAGTAGATATTATCATCCAATATCACCCGAAGGATTCTTATGATTCCCAAAGTATGATTTATCCGTTTTATTTGCTACCACCTTCTTAAGCGCCAGAGAACTAAAGGGGGATTATGAAGTTTGATTTCTTGCCCAATTTGCCCAAGTCAGATTTGGACGATCGCGCTTTTCAAGACTTAGTAGATGAGTGCTTGTTAAGGATTCCCCGCTATTGTCCAGAATGGACGAATTATAATCCATCGGATCCAGGAATTACCCTGATTGAATTGTTTGCCTGGATGACCGATCAGATGTTTCAGCGATTCAATCAGGTGCCTAGGCGAAACTATGTGGCTTTTTTGGAGTTGCTGGGGGTGCGGTTGAAACCGCCGACTCCGGCAAAAGCTTATTTAAGTTTTTACTTGAGCGCCAGCTTACCACAAACTTATACAATTCCCGCTGGAACGGAGGTGGCTACGGAGGAAACTTCAGAGCAGCCAGCAGTTGTCTTTACCACCGAACAACCCCTGCGAATTGGTAATCCTAGAATTCGACATTTTTTATCGGCGCCGACCCCTGAAGATCAACCCCAAAGTCTGCGCGATCGCTTTTTGGGTTCTTGGACAATGGAACGAGATGGGTCTTGGCATGGGCAAGAAGTGCCATGTTTCAACGACGATCCGCAACCGGGGAATTGCTTTTATTTAGTTTTTGATTCCAGCGCCCCTAGTAAAGGAAATACCCTGGCGATTACCTTTAAAGGTTCAGCGGCAACCACTACCGGGATTAATCCTGACAATCCGCCGCGCCGTTGGGAAGCTTGGAATGGTAATTTTTGGGAACCGATTCTGTTGCAAGAAATCGACGATCAAACCCAAGGATTTAGTTTTAGTGAGTTAGTTCGCCTGGGGGGTAATCCGCTTTCAGGGGCGGATGTGATTCTGCATTTGCCCCAGGAATGGCCGGAAACCGTATTTGTCACCTACCAAGGACGCTGGATTCGTTGTTTGTATAGCCAACCAAACCTAAGTCAAACGGGGTATAGTAGCTCTCCGCGAATTGTGGGGATAAGTGCGCGATCGATTGGTGGTACGGTTGAAGCTTATCAAAGTGCTTTAATTAGAAATGAAGTCCTCGGCGAAAGCGACGGAACCCCCGGACAAAGTTATCAGTTACAAGGCGCTCCTGTGTTGCCCCGTAAATCCGATGAGTATATTTTAGTGACACCACCGGGAGGGGTGCCACAAATTTGGCAAGAGGTGGCAGATTTTGCGGATTCTAGGCCAGAGGATTTACACTATACGATTGATTCCCTGACGGGTAGAGTTCAATTTGGCCCGTTGATTCGGGAATCGGCTCATAAGGTTGAACAAATCCAGTTTCGCAGGCGATCGCAGCAACTACCGGGAGAAAGCATTTATCTGCCTGATAGTGCTAATGCTAATACCGTTGAGGTTTCCGCCACTTCTGGAGGAGAACGGCAATATGGGGCAGTACCGTCCCGAGGCTCGATGATTCAAATGGTGGCCTATCGCGTCGGGGGGGGAGACAAAGGTAATGTCCAACGGGAAACGATTACGGTTTTGAAAACGGCGGTGCCTTATGTGGCGAGGGTTGTCAACCATCAACCAGCTAGAGATGGCAGCAATGCAGAATCCCTGGAACAAGCAGTCGTCCGAACCCCCCGTTTGTTGCGGACTCGGAATCGGGCAGTAACGGTGGAAGACTTTGAAACCCTGGCATTGGAAGGGGGAGACGGTGCGATCGCCCGGGCTTTATGTATGTCCGCGATGAAAAAAGAAGAAGCAGGACAAGTCCGCTTGCTGTTAGTGCCTCAAGTCGATACCACGCGCATTGCCACCGAAGGTATCAGCCCAGATAAATTTAACCTATCGGCTAATTTAGAACAGAAAGTTCTGTCTTATCTTGATGAGCGACGGTTGCTGGGGGTACAAGTCACCTGTGGGCAACCGGAATATGTGGGAGTATCGGTGCAAACCGAAGTGGCTTTAGAACCGGAATATAATCACACTGCTGCCCAACAGCAAATTCTCTTGGAATTACAATCGGCTTTGTACCAATTTCTCAACCCGATTAATGGTGGCCCGGAAAGAAGAGGCTGGCCTTTTGGTCGTCCGGTTTATTCCTCCGATATTGTCACATTGTTACAAAAAATTGCTGGCGTGCGTTATTTGGGCGCGGTGCAGCTATTTGAATTACGCCGTCAAGAAAATACTTGGGTGCGCTTTCTGCCCCGCGAACCCGTGATTAATCCTGGTCCTTTGGGTCTGATTGTTTCTTGGCGCAATCTGCAACTGAGATCAGGCCACGCGATTAGTTTACTTTAGTGAGTGGTTATTGGTTATTTGCTCCGAATAACCAATAACCAACAACAAACAACAAATAACCTTTTTACCAGTGATAAAATGACTCAAGCCCGCGACCTTTTACCATTGCGACTAGAACTGGTGCCGATGCAATTGCCATCTGGTCCAATTGAGCCAGTGGGAAGAGCGGCCCAGAGAAGCGATCGCCCTTTTCAAAACACATTACTACCCAGTGCGCCGAACCATGCTAACAACTATGCTGACAGCTATGTATTGCTTTATCCCGGTGAAAGCAGCGAACTGTTAGTAAGACTCAAAAACCATAATGCCCAAACCGTGCAGATCAATGCCCAGTTAGAAGGCAATTTTCCGGCTCATTGGTGTCGATTCAGAATGGAAGGAAATCAGGTGCCTGCCAAAGGTCAGATCGAAGGCGTCCTCTACTTCCAAATCCCCGGCAACTTCTTCGAGTCTAATGATACGCTTGTCACCCATAAAAATCCCCTAACTCTAGATTTTTATGGCCAAATTCATATTGACTATAGCTTAGACAATGACTTAGAAACTTCTCCGCTAACTATCACCCAGTCAGCCAGATTTTCCCTCTTTGTTCGCCCTCGGAGCCTTTATCTGAATTTTCTGCCTGAACTTTACCGAGAGGTAGACTTCATTGGTCGATTATTAAAGATTTTCGAGCAAGGATTTGAACCAGCGGTTAATCAATTAGAATCCCTTTGGGCTTATTTAGATCCTTTGACCGCACCGGAAATGCTGTTGCCGTTCCTCTCCCATTGGGTCGGATGGAAAATGGACGCTCGCTTGAGTTTAACTCGGCAGCGTTATTTAATTCGGCAGGCAATTAAACTATTTCATTGGCGCGGCACTCGCAGAGGCTTACGCCTTTATTTACATTTATATACGGACTTACCTTTAGATGAACATCTGCCCGAAGAGGAAAAACATATCAGTATTCAAGAAATTTTTACTCAAGGGTTTGTCCTAGGTTTTAGTCGTCTTGGTGATGATGCGATCGTTGGAGGCGGTCGTCCCTATCATTTTTTGGTGAGGCTGCGTCCTGAACCTGGTCAGCCGATTGACGAAGGCTTAGTTCGGGAAATTATAGAACAAGAAAAACCCGCATTTTGTACTTACGAACTTTTTATCGATTCGGCTAATTAATGTTATTATTTGTGATGAGTTGTTATTATTTATTAGTGATTCGGTATTCGTTATTTGCGGTATTTGATTCAACCACCAACCACCAACCACCAACTAACAACCACCAACCACCAACCACCAACCACCAACCACCAACCACCAACTAACAACCAACAACCACTAACCACTAACCAATTAATTATGAGTAAAGATTGGCCACCTCCGAATATCAAACCATTGACGCGGATTCAAGTTAGTGATGGGATGCTAATTAATAGTGCGCGATGGCAAATGGCTCATGAATATCATCGGATCCGCCAAAATATTCACTATCAATCCCTGAATCAGCCCGGTATTGTTTCCGATTTGGGTGTCTATGCCATTGAACCGCCCCCAGAAGTGACTCAACAATATCGCGATCGCCGTTGGGTGAAAATTCAACCAGGCATTGCCATTGATTTATTTGGCAATGTAATTGTGGTGAATGAGCCAGTTTCTTTTAGGATTACTTCAGAAGCCAAACAGCAACCGACGACCATTTATTTAGTGGTCAGTTATGTAGACCCCAATCAACTTCAAGGAACGGAAACCAATAACGATTTTGTCACCGAAACTTTTAGGATTGATGAACGGAATAGTCCACCCACAGATTTGGACGTGGAGATTTGCCGGATTCAGTTGCAACCTGGGGAAGTGCAAATTTCTAATCCTACTGATGTGTTTTACCCTCAACTCAATGAGTTAGATTTACGCTACCGGCAAAAAGCGCGATCGCGATCGCAGGGGATTGTCCGAGTTGGGGTCGTCACCGACAACAACCCGAACTTAGAAAAACAGCTTAGGGATTTTTCCTATCTGCTTCAGTCCCTAGACGCCTTATATCCCGCATTACAAGGGGCTGAAGAAATTGGTCAAGTCAGCTTACAATTAAATCCAGAAGAAGAAGAACAAAAACAGTTTAACTATGACCTAATTTATTTCAAATATAAAGAATCCCGTCCCCTCAAAGCTGAACAACTAGCCAGCCTGAAAAATTATTTAAACTCAGGGAGCGTATTATTCATCGAAGCCGCTATCAAAGACACGAAAATCGAAGACCTGATCGCCGTCAAAAAACAATTACAAGAGGCTTTAGGTAATCTGGGATCTTTAGATGCCGCAGATTTACAAAAATTCAAACAAGATATCAATAAAGAACTGCAAGCCGTTGACAAAGAACTGGAAAAAGAAGTAAAACAACTATCAATTGCCTTTGAAGATTTTGCCAAGCAGTTGGGGACTCCTTTAACAGCGATCGATCAATTTCCCCAACCTCATCCCCTGCGAACCCAGCCCTTCTTATTTTCTCAGCTTCCAGAAATTGACCATAACCCGATTTCCATCATGGTCGGTGGTGGAATTGTGATTGTGATTGGTAATTTATTAGCCGCTTGTGGACTGGACGATCGCTATTCTGTCTCCAGAGAAACTCTCCGCACCGCTCAAGAAATGGGCATTAATATCTTGCATTATGCATGGCGTCGTCGCCAAATTACCTACTTGGAATAATGGACAACGGGCAATTGATAATTATCAATTATCAATTATCAATTATCAATTAATCATTAATGAGGGAACATCTTTATGGCTTCGATCCGCAAAGTATTACCAACAATTCTGGTGTTGCAGATTAGCCTATCAATGGGTGTGATCGGTTGGATCTCCTATACTTCCGCCAAAAAAACGGTTTACGAACTCATTCGTCAATTGAGTTGGCAAGTCACCGAACATATCCATAATCAGGTAATGGCCTATTTGGATCCCTCACAAATGAGCCATCAACTGAGTCAAATTGTGGTTGATAATCAAAATTTAAACTTAAATAATTTTGATAATTTAGCGACTTATTTCTGGCGGATTGTTATCCAAGATTCTGTTTTTGAACCAAAAAATGATTCAGCCCAGAATACTTTGATAAATATTGCCGAAAATCCCCAGTTATATAACGAAACTGGTAACCTCTTAGCATCCGTTCAATATATCATGTTTGGCAACGAGAAAGGCGAGTTTATCGGCGTGGAAAATCAAGATAATGCACAACTTATCTTGAGGCTGAAAACACCGGGTAATTCTCATAGAATTACATATCAATTGAACAACCAAGGACAAAAAGTTAGAGAAATAATCCGAGAAGACTACGATCCTCGGCTGCGCCCTTGGTATCAGGCAGCTAAACAGGCGAGAAAATTAACCTGGAGTCCAATTTATAGCTCTTCTTACGATCAAACCAGTTTAAGAATTAACCCGGTCTTACCTGTCTATGATAACAATGGTTCATTGTTGGGGGTGTTTGGCATTGAAATGACCCTCCGACAAATCAGCGATTTTCTCAGTAATTTAGATATTGGTCAGAATGGCAAAGCATTTATTATTGAAAGTTCAGGAAAACTGGTGGCGACTTCAGCGAATGAAATTCTCTCCATATCGACACCAGAAGGGAACCAACGACTCAATGCGTCGGAGAGTAGCGACCCACTGATCCAGTCCACTATGAAAAAATTACTGGCAGATAATATGATGGAGGGAGCTACCAAGCAGACGCAATTTGAGTTAAAGATTGACGGGGATTACCAATTTATTCAAGTGAAACCTCTCGATCATCCGCATTTAGATTGGACTATTATTGTCGTGATTCCTGAAGCTGATTTTATGGGCAATGTCTATGCTAATTTGCGGATGATACTGTTCCTTTATATCTTGGTTTTAGGGATTGCGATTTTGTTGGGAATTATCACGTCACAATGGATTTTAAAACCTGTAGGAATTTTAAACCAAGCTGCCGGAGAAATTGAATCCGATCGCGAAGCGTGCCGGATGGCATTAGGTTTTAATTCCGAAACGTTGGCCGGGGTGAGCCAACGGCAAGATGAGTTAGGAGAACTGGCGCGAGTGTTTGTCGATATGTCTGACAAGATTTATGCCAGACAACAGCATTTAAAAAAGCAGATGGAGCAACTTAGCCAAGAAAAAAATTTAAAGAAAAAAGCCAATATTTTAATCAAACTATGTCAAGTTTATTATTTAAAAAAATTACTCAAAGAATCGAATAATATTAGACGGAAAAAAAACGATACATATCAGCAGTTAAACCTGCCAGACTTGCTTAAGTCAGTGAAGTTTTTTAACAATTTTTCTGCCCACGATATTCAAGAATTAATTAATATTGGTTATAAGACTACTCTAGGTGAAGGAGAATATATTTGTCGCGAAGATGAACCCGGTGATGCTTTTTATATTATTTTAGAGGGTTCGGTGGAAATTTATGTAGAAAAAATTAATAAGTTTTTAACCAATTTGTCTGCGGGGGCGTTTTTTGGAGAACTTTCTTTGCTGCTGGGAATTCCCCGGACAGCTACAGTTAGGACGACGGAAGAAACGATCTTGTTTGTGGTCGATCGCCTGGGGTTGCAAAAACTATTGCAAACTTACCAAGAACTCGCTGACCAGATTGCTGCCGAACTCCATAATCATAAGGCTGAATTAGATGAACGAAAAGAAATGCTGAAAAAATGGGGATTGCTTGATGAAAACGATCGCAGTTTTAGTGAAAATCCTTTAAGTTGGATTCGCCAAGTTATGACCGTTCGCTTTGGGGTTTAATTACGAGTAAAATACGAATAACCAATAACCAATAACCACTAACAAAAATTAAAATTATGGCTTCAATCAGAAAATTATTACCCACTCTTGTGGTGATCCAAATATTTCTGGCAATGGGGGTGACTTGTTGGCTTTCGTTTATTGCGGCGAGGAAAGAGGTTGAAGATTTAATCCGCAAGATTATTGTTCAAGAGAGCAACTTGGCTAAGTCTCAAGTGATAAAATACTTGGGAACGCCTCAGTTTTTCCAGAAAATGAATCAGATTGCGATCGCCAATGGCAATTTAGATGTGGAGAATTTTCCCAATTTAGAGCGCCACTTTTGGCGTCAAGTTCAACTAGGCCAGACCCCCGGATTCGCGGGGGCTGGCTTTGAACCCGATGGTGCCGGGGCGATGAAAGAACAAGGCATTTCATATATCTTTTATGGCAATGCCCAAGGAGATTTTGTTGGAGTTGAGCGGCAAAAAGATGGTAAAAGCTTAATGCGAATCAGAACCCAGGAAACGGCACCCCTGCGGGTATTTTATGAACTGGATGCCCAAGGCAAGCGCAGTCCCGAAATCAGACGACAAGAATACGATCCGCGAACACGACCGTGGTATAAAGCGGCTCTTAGGGAGGCTAAGGGCAGCAGAGGATTGATCTGGAGTCCGATTTATGCTTCCGCAAGGGATCAGAGTTTGGGGATTAATTCCGTTCTACCCATCTATGATAATAGTGGCGCTTTACGTGGGGTCATGGCGGCTGAGATCACCCTCGCGCAAATTAGTGAATTTTTGAGTGGTTTAAAGACCAGTCAGATGGC encodes:
- a CDS encoding cyclic nucleotide-binding domain-containing protein, giving the protein MASIRKVLPTILVLQISLSMGVIGWISYTSAKKTVYELIRQLSWQVTEHIHNQVMAYLDPSQMSHQLSQIVVDNQNLNLNNFDNLATYFWRIVIQDSVFEPKNDSAQNTLINIAENPQLYNETGNLLASVQYIMFGNEKGEFIGVENQDNAQLILRLKTPGNSHRITYQLNNQGQKVREIIREDYDPRLRPWYQAAKQARKLTWSPIYSSSYDQTSLRINPVLPVYDNNGSLLGVFGIEMTLRQISDFLSNLDIGQNGKAFIIESSGKLVATSANEILSISTPEGNQRLNASESSDPLIQSTMKKLLADNMMEGATKQTQFELKIDGDYQFIQVKPLDHPHLDWTIIVVIPEADFMGNVYANLRMILFLYILVLGIAILLGIITSQWILKPVGILNQAAGEIESDREACRMALGFNSETLAGVSQRQDELGELARVFVDMSDKIYARQQHLKKQMEQLSQEKNLKKKANILIKLCQVYYLKKLLKESNNIRRKKNDTYQQLNLPDLLKSVKFFNNFSAHDIQELINIGYKTTLGEGEYICREDEPGDAFYIILEGSVEIYVEKINKFLTNLSAGAFFGELSLLLGIPRTATVRTTEETILFVVDRLGLQKLLQTYQELADQIAAELHNHKAELDERKEMLKKWGLLDENDRSFSENPLSWIRQVMTVRFGV